Genomic segment of Mytilus edulis chromosome 12, xbMytEdul2.2, whole genome shotgun sequence:
AAAACATTGATGAGCGATATATAAATCTGGAAAGGATAATGAATGTGATACTGCTTACAAGACTTGATGAACTCCTGGTATTTCTTTGTTCCCTTCAATTATCACCCTGGACATGAAAATAGATTGTAAGAAGATACAGATTAACATCAAATTTGGCTGTGGCATCTATTAAATATACAAATCTCTGCCTGGTTAATATATTTAAAGTCTTTTGGGTTGACTTTATATTTGGTATCAAAAGTCAACCTGACATCCATTGATAGAATTTTAACCAAGTGTTAACGAATGATAGAAACATTATGACTTTACAAAGACAATGTTTTGATGAGACTgttgtaaaagtgagaggtttagcactataaaaccaggttcaatccaccatttcctacatttgaaaatgcctgtaccaagttgggaatatgatagttgtggtccattcgtttgatgtgttttgtcatttgattttgccatgtgattagggactttccgattgaaatttcctcagagttcagtatttttgtgattttactttttgatgtgAATTCTATTTTTGCTGGAAATCGATGTTCATCAATTGTCCCCCCTCTAAAGACAGTTCTAGAAAGGGCAAAAATCACTTGCTGAAAATATAActtaatgaaaatgaaatcatCACCAGTTTTAGATCTTAAAGTTGATAAACCAGAGTTATGTCAAAGAACtgctccttttttttttaattttatctgaaGGTATCATTATCTTGTTGgaaaatattctgtatcaacttcacaagtTAAACATTATGGTCTTGAAGTATTGATTCTATATATAGGGACTGACATTGTGTATCATTTTAATTATgtacgtgttatagtgttcttttatttgtccatgtaaatttttaaccttttttgttTAGTCCATTTTTGGAAATATCCTTTTGGTGTGGCCCAGTATATATACATCCCACCATTGTGTTACTATGCTACAGTCATTTTTAGTTGTGACATAGGGATAGTTATCCAGCTGTGTTGACTGCTCTAAAGCTCAATACTTCAGAAGGTAGAAGAAATGGatccttcatactttgtatatagatgccttgtgttacaaagtttccatctgtcatatgttcattgtccttgacctcattttcatggataagtaagttcttgaaaaaaaaaaaacttttagtgTTTTTAATATGTCTCTTTTATGAgttataagataaatatatatttggtatGAGCATTCTTTGCAAGGTCCtaatgcctgtcagacagttttcacttgaccttgacctcattacaAGGATCAGTAACCATGGTCAAGTCATCATCTAAGATACTATAaccaatagatcaactatatttggtatatggaatcaTTGTATTGTAAGgagtacatgtccaactggcaggtgtcatctgacctcaaccttattttcatggtccattggttataattaagtttttgtgttttggtttttctaatactgtatgcaatagtcaactttatttgttgtatggaatggttgtaaggttcacatgtctaactggcagatgtcatctgaccttgatctcatgtTTAgttcttttcaaatactgtatgcaataggtcaactataattggtGTATTAGTGTTAcggtgtacatgtcagtctggcaaactttatttgactttgaattcatttttgcgtttcattgttcaatgttaagtttatgttttgtaaaattgagaattgaaacggGGAATGTTTCAAAGGGACACCGAAcacaatcaaagagcagaaaacagccaaaggccaccaatgggtcttcaatgcagcgagaaaatcctgcacctggaggtggtcctcagctggccccttaatgaaaaaagtatactagttcagtggaaatggaagtcatactaaactacaaaacatataaatgaacaaaaatgaaaaaaacatacaagacttaacaaaggccagaggctcctgacttaagacaggtgcaaaaatgGAGGGGTGTAAACCatgtttttttgagatctcaatcccttcccctatacctctatatatatatatagctagccaatgtagaaaaaacaaatgcACAGCAAAACACACAgtgaaactcagtttaaaagaagtctgatgtcagaataggtaacaaaagaaactaaacaaaatgacaatgatacataaattaacaaaggactactagcagttactgacatgccagctgcagacctcaattaaactgataaagattatgtcttcatcatatggatatctttttagctcacctgtcccgaagggacaagtgagcttatgccatcacttggcgtccgtcgtcgtccatcgtcgtccgtcgtcgtaaactatttcaagaattctcctctgaaactactgggccaaatactttcaaactttaactgaatgttccttagggtatctaatttataaattgtatccgaagttttgatctatcaacaaacatggtcgccattgctaaaaatagaacataggggtcaaatgcagtttttggcttataactcaaaaaccaaagcatttagagcaaatctgacatggggtaatattgtttatcaggtcaagatctatctgccctgaaattttcagatgaatcagacaacccgttgttgggttgctgcccctgaattggtaattttaaggaaattttgctgtttttggttattatcttgaatattattatagatagagataaactgtaaacaggaataatgttcagcaaagtaagatttacaaataagtcaacatgaccaaaatggtcagttgacccctttaggagttattgccctttatagtcaatttttaaccatttttcgtaaatcttagtaatcttttacaaaaatcttctcctctgaaactactgggccaaatacttccaaactttaattgaatgttccttagggtatatagtttgtaaattgtatccgaagttatgatatatcaacaaacatggtcgccattgctaaaaatagaacataggggtcaaatgcagtttttggcttataactaaaaaaccaaagcatttagagcaaatctgacatgggtaaaattgtttatcaggtcaagatctatctgccctgaaattttcagatgaatcagacaacctgttgttgggttgctgcccctgaattggtaattttaaggaaattttgctgtttttggttattatcttgaatattattatagatagagatacactgtaaacaggaataatgttcagcaaagtaagatttacaaataagtcaacatgacggaaatggtcagttgacccctttaggagttattgccctgtatagtcaatttttaaccatttttcgtaaatcttagtaatcttttacaaaaatcttctcctctgaaactactgggccaaatacttccaaactttaactgaatgttccttagggtatctagtttgtaaattgtatccgaagttatgatctatcaacaaacatggtcgccattgctaaaaatagaacataggggtcaaatgcagtttttggcttataactcaaaaaccaaagtatttagagcaaatctgacgttgggtaacattgtttatcaggtcaagatctatctgccctgaaattttcagatgaatcagacaacctgttgttgggttgctgcccctgaattgataattttaaggaaattttgctgtttttgtttattatcttgaatataattatagatagaaataaactgtaaacagcaataatgttcagcaaagtaagatcttcaattaagtcaatttgaccaaaattgtcaattgaccccttaaggagttattgccctttaaagacttttttcacaatttgttcatcatgttgacttactttaaaaaatcttctcctttgaaactgctgtatcaatttcagccaaacttaggctaaatgagtttcagagtatctagtataaattttatattttatttccttgtatgtcaagaaacatagctcctatggctaaaatagaacataggagaaaatgattattttttttggcttttgaagaaaataggacgatccaaaaaacatttaaataaattgaatagccaaaataatcattgatgagagatttaaccaaaagaattaaggtgagcgattcaggctcttgataGCCTCTTGTTTCTTCTTCTtttacaaataggtcaactacattttGGTCATACAACTATCAATGCAAATGCTTGACTTGGTATGTCTTTCTAGCAATTATCtcctgaccatgacctcattatcatggttcattggtcaatcttAAGTTTTCTTGGTTACATGTGTCTCTTAGATACTATATgcattgtaagttgtacatgtctgtctggatTCATATGACCTTGGCCTGATTTTCATGATTTATTAAccaatgttaagttttcctgtTTAAGATCTTTTCTAAgatgtgcaataggtcaactgtatttaaAGCACATTTGGTGTTATGAATGATGGTAAAGTGTAAATGTATTTAAAgattggtttatatgaccttgatctcattttcttggatcaagTTAAGTGTATGTAATAGTTGAAGTTATAACATAATTTTGACAGCTGTAccccaatttttatacgaccgcaaaaattttggTATCACGTCATCATCAGCGTCGTcagaagacggatggtttccagatacatttgtaataactttagtattagtaaatagaaataaaaaaaaatttaacacaatgtttataaccacaaaaggaagcttgggattgattttggggcttatggtccctaaggtttaggaattaggtgcccataacaagcatttatctagtgtcagtacaaaaaggtgtgtataagtatttcaattgttctgaaattgtaccacaatgtttaataccataagtagaaggttgggatatattttgtgggttatggggcaaacagtctaggaataaagggccaaaaacaagcatttttgtagtttcaagacaataaattggagttatctttctttgtccagaatggttgttgaatcacctaaaaccaatgctttatgaaatctttgaaaattggagttatctttctttgtccagaatagtagttgaatcaacttaaatcaatgctatatacaatatacaatgcaatattcactttactaccaactgataaattaaagcaatctttaccattcagtgattacaagcactttgattatcattctagggttatgcccctttacaaatggaaccagggcgcagctttatacgaccccagtggttgaaccttgaacagttggggcaaatttggtcacaatattcaagcttgattctgtctgaatttggattgtgatcaatttttttttacataatataggtttttgtcacaaaattaatgtggtcaaagatgtaacaaatctattgcacaatactgtgcaattgaagatttcttcttgaaacttttcaaaattcgaaatttgaaaaattttgaaaataaggaagcccttcaaaaaagggtaaacaaaccccccccccccccaactttttgaaacccccttggagcaataacccttaaactcaatcccatgccttccattgcagtattgaaccttgtagtacaatttcagagagatccatacacttaaacacaaagttattgtcatgattgtttggaaactagaaacttgcttctttttggccccataattcctacatattttggcaattaacccaaaacttcaTCCCAGcctccctttgttatatggtacattgtggtacaatttcagagagatccatacaattacacataagttattgaaatgaaactagaaaaatgcttgttttgaccacTTTTTGTCCCTTAATTCcaaaactttggccccataacccctaaaatgaatccaaaccttctacttgtggttttaaacattgcggtatgatttcagagcaattgaaatacttctacacatgttattatcctgaaactagaaaaatgcttgttttgggccccttttggcccctaattcctaatcggttGGGACTATCATccccaaaatctatcccaaccttccttttgtggtattgaaccttctgaaaaaatttcatgaagatctattgAGATCATTGTTAGAATAGGGGAAAGgaggatgtgaaaaaaggggggttcaatttttctcatttcagatttcagaaattaaatctgaatttcttcaaatattttttttttttgagaggattaatattcaacagcatagtgaattgctcaaaagcaaaaaaaaatttaagttcattagaccacattcattctgtgtcagaaacctatgctgtgtcaactatttaatcaaaatccaaattcagagctgtatcaagcttgaatgttgtgtccatgctagccccaaccgttcagggttcaacctctgcagtcgtataaagctgcaccctgcagagcatctggttgacatttttatctattttgtctgtttgttgtgCAGACAActtgttgtcaatttaatggaacTTTATgtgactttcatacaagtgagaattTTAGCTAGCTGTAAAGCCAGGTTTAGttcaccatttttttcataaggaaatgcctgtaccaagtcaggaatatgagagttgttttccattcgtttgaggtgtttcagcttttgattttgccaattgatttaGGGacagacttggtacaggacattttatgaaaaaatgttataatttacATTGATTCATCTATTCATATTTATATCATGTTTAAATTGCCTTCTTGATTTACTGGTTATGATTTCTGTGACAGATAAAGAATGAAGAACCACTTATCCTTTAGGCATGTTTGATggtgtttgtgttttttaatCTCCAGCTTTCTGTGTAGTATTTAAGGACTGTTGTCTTTAAGGACTTTGTAGTATTTAAGACTGTTGCCTTCGGATCATCCTTTTGGTAAGTCTCATTTCCATCTTTCTCTAAATTATGATTTTGATTGCCAGTTTTGTACTTCTTTATCTATGAagttagtatacatgtatataataaacaCGGATCTTTAATTTTTGGGGTAAAATACACGAACTAAGAGAATTACTATAGAAAATATGTCTGGTATTATAAGTATGAGTATCGTTAGATGAAAACAACATTTCTGAGAcgaaaataatcaaaaatcgacaaaatctttatatatttatttattgttttatgatccattggtaaaaatatattttagaatgcATAATTACATAGTTTGGTCCAATATATGATATTTACAGTGTAAAGTCATGAGAAATTTTTTGACATCATATGCAATTAAATGCATATTGgaatgttaatcatgttaatagtaaatatattaaatgttgagAAAAAATACAGGCGAATAAAAAACTTGAGTTGAATGTAGATCTTAGACAAGagcaacacaaaaaaacaaatagttaCTGTTGCTGCATGGGTATTACACCTGTAAATGTCCTACTAGTTTGTTATATATTGCTTtaaagtttcatttaaaaaaaatgattgttgtaCAAACTAAAATGAAAACTGAAAATTGCTGTAATGAtctagacaaaaacaaattctggTTTGCATTATTAATGTATTGCTCCACTTGTCCTTGAAATTCTTAACTTTGAAAGCTTAgctaaattttacatttattttataaaacataaaccTTTAGATAAAACTAGATATATTATAAAGCCAAGCTCACCTCTCCTCATAGAGAAATAACAATAATATGGTTTGCTATGAAAAACTCCCCATTACAATGCagatcaaaaaataaaataaaaggtgaACAATGATATTATATGGTTCAGATTCTGAAAAAGTTTGAATAAAATTCTAATATGGGATCTGAATACTAAATGATATAATGAATGTGAATATCATGCCACTTATGACTTTGTAATTactattatatacatgtacatgttataaatTTGATCACACCTGAACTGATATATCATTAAAACTATCATACTTATTGCCAAAATATATTTGCTTGCCAGAATAATGCCTCTTGCAGAATTATATTACTAAACATGTGATGGTTAACTCCCTGTAGGGAATCTGAGAAATACTGATGAATATTTTAGTTCTATTTTATAGCTTTATAACTTTGATTCCATCAACAATCTTTAAATAAgtgtaaaaaaaagaacattgtaATCAATAGAAtacaaaacaatgcaaaatgGCACGTAATTATATTATTCAAGTATAGCCATAACTCTATATGGAAGGTTAATTCAATATCAACACATACGTTTTATACTCTTATGATTAAAATCAAGTTAACATGACTGTTAAAGAATGTGTAAAAACTAAAGCCTTTTGTCATAGGACTAGCAATAAGATTGACCATTACAAGAGTTTACTATGGCTATTTTTAATGCTATatcatatttacaatatatttacaGTTATCCTTTGATATGTATAAAATCCATTTACAAATATGTACATGAAACAATACCAAATTATGATTATACAAAAGATTCACTCTTTTTGTCAGATCCATTTGCCCCTGACATTGGTTGTGCAGGCATAGGTGGGGGTGGGAAGACTGATCCAGAGCTAGAAATACTAGGAGCATTGTCTCTCGACGACACATGTGATCTTGGCGGTCCTGAATAATAACTTGCTGGTGGCAACCTTTGTGGTGCAGGGTAAACTGATTTCATTGGTGGCAGGTAAGCTGAGCCACTAGCCTGACTTGGAGCCACCTTTTCGTCAAACTCTATACCTTCTGGTTCTTTCTTGTCTGGCTTTCTCCTTATATCTGTGGCTTTTATAAACATGATCATTCCTGCAAATGCTGATGCAAAACCACTCATGACATTACATCCAAAAGAAAATGAAAGATAATTCAACCAAGGTCTTGGCATCCATGATCCGTCTCGAGATTTCTCAGCAAATACAAGGGAGACTATTAACACCAAACCACCTGGAAAGAAAATTACCTTGTATTAATTCAAAAAGTCCTTTTAATACTTACAGTAGCTTAAGGGTTCAATTATAAGTATTTGCATTCCATACATTTAATCATAGaaaattattatcatgattacaaGAAAACATTGTTATGCATttgaaaacatacaaaaaaatatttctgatccttcattttcaaacttttttctattttatcctgtgtatttttttattttcatatttgtatttttgcaATTAAAAAATCCACCTTGTTCTCAGTCTTTTCCTGTAAGCCACTTTTATCTTCAATTGGCATACttcatttatatacatttacatcTCTTAGAATACTCTAATCAAATACATTGTCATGTATGTAATATTAATCCTACTGTGTTTGCGCAATATAGTCTAAACTTTTTTTGTAAGAATTTTAAAGgagaaaaacttaaaaacaaacaacCTCTGTTTATAACTGACATcaattaaagttttgaaaaatatatggaGAGGAAGCTTTCATTGGACTACATGtattttagaaaactaaagaaaaatggTGACAAATCATGCTTTGTTTGCCAAATGTCAGAGAAATATTTGTAcatataatgaattaaaaaaaaatggagtaaagtaaaagttatctccccttttactgtttaaaataatttctttttgagTTTTGAAGTTATCTGTACATGCATGTAAATCATATATATTGTAATGTTAAAAAGATACCATaagattaaaaatgaaaatatatacatactaataataataataataataataataataatatctttatttagagagagtaactcatttggattacaccaattttcaataaggctctcttaatacaataataattacattacaaataaacaatgcatcaataGATTGCATATTCATATTTAAGTTTACAACTCTCAGTAAATCATATCAATGTAGTCataataattatgacgtcttgcaaggctattttagtTTTTTCGGGGTGaaggtgaaaaaaatatagcCTTGAAAGATTTCATAATTATCTTGACTAGTCACTAATATCAACCATGTGTGGCACCTCAAAAATATATGTGTACTTCAGTCTTTTGATTTGTCTATGAAGTAATCTTATAATCtatatgtatatgttccagaccatatgagtatttggaccgtacgcgtacggtccagaccgtatacgtatactcgtacggtcggaCTGTGTGattatacgcgtacggtccagtacgagctgaccatacatgttatttgatcatatgggttaaattgaaacaaacatttatcacaacctttatttttagttttataaattgttattgataatttattacaatgataGATAGAATAAACAAACGAACATTTGAAATTAAGTATTTGTTTAATcttatatctgaatcctattttggtactctcgcccaagggggcacaattcaagtaacgtaatattttttacattttcatgtatgcagttcatgcatgttcctttgcatttgcattttttgtaaagttgctaaatattctaaaacaattgacctcccacattatgtttacttccaatatcttcaatttcagtgatcataattcaa
This window contains:
- the LOC139498625 gene encoding uncharacterized protein codes for the protein MASGRTNSNAGVGRPRGWMFWTAYALGIAAFLFVFIAFASPYWYKSWSRVHSPLANVGLWHICLSGWVKPYDPSMRSYVGCWWIHSTFFEDVYDLIMPPWFRAVQALVIFTLLCNLGALAILTAYICDMYGSHFYDNRRPKLFFLSSILLFVAGGLVLIVSLVFAEKSRDGSWMPRPWLNYLSFSFGCNVMSGFASAFAGMIMFIKATDIRRKPDKKEPEGIEFDEKVAPSQASGSAYLPPMKSVYPAPQRLPPASYYSGPPRSHVSSRDNAPSISSSGSVFPPPPMPAQPMSGANGSDKKSESFV